In one window of Helianthus annuus cultivar XRQ/B chromosome 17, HanXRQr2.0-SUNRISE, whole genome shotgun sequence DNA:
- the LOC110924140 gene encoding copper methylamine oxidase has product FTDLWYFYQDGKIEAEVKLTGIFSLGALQPSESRKYGTTIALGLYAPVHQHFFVARMDMSFDCKPGESHNQVVEVDVKIEGPGDANVHDNAFYTEEKLLKSELEAIRDCNPSSARHWIIRNTRTLNRTGQLTSYKRVAGSNCLPLGGAEAKFLRRAAFLMHNLWVTQYEPEEMFPGGEFPNQNPRVGEGLATWVKKNRSLEETDLVLWYDPLPFVIYIGL; this is encoded by the exons TTTACTGATTTGTGGTACTTTTATCAGGATGGAAAAATAGAAGCGGAGGTGAAACTAACCGGGATTTTTAGCTTAGGAGCTTTACAACCTAGTGAATCTAGAAAATACGGGACTACAATTGCACTTGGACTCTATGCTCCTGTTCATCAACACTTTTTTGTTGCTAGAATGGATATGTCCTTTGACTGTAAGCCCGGTGAATCCCACAATCAGGTGGTTGAGGTGGATGTTAAAATTGAAGGACCAGGAGATGCAAATGTACACGACAATGCGTTCTACACTGAAGAAAAACTGTTGAAATCTGAACTCGAAGCAATACGTGATTGTAATCCTTCATCTGCCCGACATTGGATT ATCAGGAACACAAGAACTTTAAATCGAACCGGTCAATTGACCAGCTACAAACGAGTAGCTGGATCAAACTGTTTACCATTAGGTGGGGCCGAGGCTAAGTTTTTGAGGAGAGCTGCTTTTTTGATGCACAATTTGTGGGTCACACAATATGAACCCGAAGAAATGTTTCCTGGTGGAGAGTTCCCTAATCAGAATCCACGTGTCGGTGAAGGATTGGCTACTTGGGTTAAGAAAAATCGATCTCTTGAAGAAACGGATCTGGTTCTTTGGTATGATCCACTGCCCTTTGTCATTTATATTGGATTATGA